In Candidatus Zixiibacteriota bacterium, the following are encoded in one genomic region:
- a CDS encoding GNAT family N-acetyltransferase — MTDTTGSLTIRPIDEADSIDELTALLHRAYRHLADLGLRFVATHQSSEVTRERIAGGTCLVARAGGGIVGTITYRPPHILGGSPWLDRLDVAHISQLGVEPAVQGKGIGRKLMDAAEEMAARDGAAELALDTAETAHHLIRWYERLGYRYIEPVDWRPHTNYRSVVMSKLLVRDAGL; from the coding sequence ATGACCGACACCACAGGATCGCTGACCATACGACCAATCGACGAAGCGGATTCGATCGATGAGTTGACGGCTCTGCTGCATCGGGCGTATCGGCATCTGGCCGACCTGGGATTGCGGTTTGTCGCGACTCACCAGTCGTCCGAGGTGACCCGCGAGAGAATCGCCGGGGGAACTTGCCTGGTGGCGCGGGCGGGCGGGGGGATTGTCGGCACGATCACCTATCGACCGCCTCACATTCTCGGTGGATCGCCGTGGCTGGACCGGCTCGACGTTGCCCATATCAGTCAGCTCGGGGTGGAGCCGGCAGTGCAGGGCAAGGGGATCGGGCGAAAGCTGATGGACGCGGCCGAGGAGATGGCGGCCCGTGACGGCGCCGCCGAACTCGCTTTGGACACGGCAGAGACGGCTCATCATCTGATTCGGTGGTATGAGCGTCTCGGGTATCGGTATATCGAACCGGTCGACTGGCGCCCGCATACCAACTACCGAAGTGTCGTGATGAGCAAACTTCTGGTGCGGGACGCGGGGTTGTAG
- a CDS encoding GYD domain-containing protein codes for MKTFFLFTRLSTELGEQMRDREALGRTWLQHVRDKCPEVKFLGHYGLLGEWDFVDIYEAPDEETAAKVSMISRANGAFQAESIIAIPYKRLVELAEEI; via the coding sequence ATGAAGACGTTCTTTCTTTTCACCCGCCTCAGTACGGAACTCGGCGAGCAGATGCGCGACCGTGAAGCGCTTGGCCGGACGTGGCTGCAGCATGTCCGGGACAAGTGTCCGGAGGTGAAATTTCTGGGGCACTATGGCCTTCTGGGAGAGTGGGATTTTGTGGACATCTACGAAGCGCCCGATGAGGAGACGGCAGCGAAGGTGTCGATGATCAGTCGGGCCAACGGCGCGTTTCAGGCGGAGAGCATTATCGCCATTCCGTACAAACGACTGGTCGAACTGGCCGAAGAGATCTAG